ATACTCGCTTCCTAAGGTAGCAGTAGCGGATACAGGTATGGACGTATTAACACATGCGATTGAAGCTTATGTATCTGTTATGGCTAACGATTTCACAGATGGTCTGGCTATCAAAGCTATCCAACTCGTATTCCAATATTTAGAGAAGTCAGCTCTACATGCAGATCCTTTAGCTCGTGAGAAAATGCATAATGCTTCGACCATTGCAGGTATGGCTTTTGCCAATGCATTCTTAGGAATCAATCACAGCTTGGCACATAAATGGGGTGGAGAATTCCATACGGCACACGGACGTACGAATGCTATCTTGATGCCTTATGTTATTCGTTATAACGCTAAGAAACCAACCAAATTTGCTTCATTCCCTAAATATTCTCACTTCATAGCTGATGAGCGTTATGCTGAGATTGCGCGCATTCTAGGCCTTCCAGCTCGTACAACTGAAGAAGGGGTAAACAGTTTGATTAAAGCTATTCGCGACCTTAATAAGGTTCTAGGAATAGAGGAATCTTTCCAACAGCTTGGATTCGATCCGAAGGTCTTTGAATCTCGTGTAGATTACTTGGCTGATCGTGCGTTTGAGGATCAATGTACAACAGCAAACCCTAAATTGCCATTAGTAACAGAACTAGCTGATGTATATCGTGACGCTTTCTACGGAAGAGTCTAATAAAAAATTATAACGGAATATCATTGAACTAAAAGTGACAAATATCACCTCGAAAGTGATGTTTGTCACAGTTATTTCCCTTGATTTGAAGTATGCTGAATATGGATAAAGGTTCTGGAGTGATAAAGAATAGACATCCATTCTCACAACATTGAACATAATGGAAATGATAATGTGAAAAAAGTCACAATTTATTTTTCCGGGATTGAAGAGACCCTGAGATAACCTTCAAGCTCATGATCTCTATAATATAAATATATAGATGGAGGGATTAAGATGTCGGTAATTGAAAAAGAAATGAAAGACATGCAATCTGGTTGGAGAAGCTTTAAGAAGGGTAAATGGGAAAGAAAGATTAATGTTAATGATTTTATTCTAACTAACATTAATCCTTATCTAGGTGATGAATCATTCTTGGTAGGTCCCACACAGAATACAACTGAATTATGGAAGATTGTATCTGATCTAACGAAGCAAGAAAGAGATAACGGCGGCGTCTTAGATGTCGATGTCAACACGCCAGCTACTATTGTCTCTCATGACCCAGGATATTTGGACAAAGACAAAGAACAAATTGTTGGTGTCCAAACGGATGAGCCATTCAAACGTTCTATTCAACCTCTAGGTGGCATTCGTATGATGATCGACGCTTGCGAGGCATATGGCTTTAAACTTTCTGATGATGTTGTGAAGACATTTACAGACTTCCGTAAAACGCATAACCAAGGTGTGTTTGATGCTTATACCTCGGATATGAGAGCAGCTCGTAAAGCGGGTATCATTACAGGTCTTCCAGATGCTTATGGTCGCGGTCGTATTATTGGTGACTATCGTCGTGTTGCACTCTATGGTATTAAATTTCTAATTCAGGATAAGAAACGTGAATTAAATGATCTGGAAGTTGACCTAATTGATGAAGATGTGATTCGTCTACGTGAAGAGTTATCAGAACAAATACGTGCTCTTGCTGAATTGAAGAAGATGGCTGAAATGCATGGTTTTGATATTTCAGAACCAGCTAAAACGGCTAAAGAAGCATTCCAATGGGTATATTTCGGATACTTGGCTGCAATTAAAGAACAAAATGGTGCTGCGATGTCTCTTGGTCGTGTATCCTCTTTCCTTGACATTTACGTACAACGTGATGTGGAAGAAGGTACGTTAACAGAAGAACAAGCGCAAGAATTAGTTGACCATTTTGTAATGAAATTACGTATCGTTAAGTTCCTTCGTACACCAGATTACAATGAATTATTCAGTGGAGACCCTACTTGGGTTACAGAATCCATTGGGGGTATGTCCATCAATGGTAAAACTCGTGTAACTAAGAACAGTTTCCGTTTCCTTCATACACTATATAACTTGGGTGCGGCACCGGAACCTAACTTGACTGTATTGTGGTCAGAACAACTTCCAGAAGCCTTCAAGAAATATTGTTCTAAAGTATCTATAGAAACAAGTGCTATCCAGTATGAGAATGATGATCTGATGCGCCCAATCTATGGCGATGATTATGGTATTGCTTGTTGCGTATCCGCTATGCGTATCGGTAAGCAAATGCAATTCTTTGGCGCTCGCGCTAACCTAGCTAAATGTTTGCTGTATGCCATCAATGGTGGTGTGGATGAAAAATCTGGCGCACAAGTCGGTCCAGAGTATCAACCTATTACGGATGAGGTACTGAATTATGATGAAGTACTGAAACGTTTCAAACCAATGATGAAATGGCTTGCTAAGCTTTATATGAACTCACTAAATGTCATTCATTATATGCATGATAAATATGCTTACGAAAGAATTGAAATGGCGCTTCATGACCGTGATATTCTTCGTACTATGGCATGTGGAATTGCAGGACTTTCCGTAGCAGCTGATTCACTAAGTGCTATTAAATATGCAACGGTTAAACCAATCCGTAATGAGCAAGGTATTGCCGTTGATTTCATCATTGAAGGTGAATACCCTTGCTACGGTAACAACGATGATCGTGTAGATAATATCGCTATTGAACTGGTTGAAACGTTCATGGGCATGATCCGTAACAATAAAGCTTACCGTAAT
The nucleotide sequence above comes from Paenibacillus sp. IHBB 10380. Encoded proteins:
- the pflB gene encoding formate C-acetyltransferase produces the protein MSVIEKEMKDMQSGWRSFKKGKWERKINVNDFILTNINPYLGDESFLVGPTQNTTELWKIVSDLTKQERDNGGVLDVDVNTPATIVSHDPGYLDKDKEQIVGVQTDEPFKRSIQPLGGIRMMIDACEAYGFKLSDDVVKTFTDFRKTHNQGVFDAYTSDMRAARKAGIITGLPDAYGRGRIIGDYRRVALYGIKFLIQDKKRELNDLEVDLIDEDVIRLREELSEQIRALAELKKMAEMHGFDISEPAKTAKEAFQWVYFGYLAAIKEQNGAAMSLGRVSSFLDIYVQRDVEEGTLTEEQAQELVDHFVMKLRIVKFLRTPDYNELFSGDPTWVTESIGGMSINGKTRVTKNSFRFLHTLYNLGAAPEPNLTVLWSEQLPEAFKKYCSKVSIETSAIQYENDDLMRPIYGDDYGIACCVSAMRIGKQMQFFGARANLAKCLLYAINGGVDEKSGAQVGPEYQPITDEVLNYDEVLKRFKPMMKWLAKLYMNSLNVIHYMHDKYAYERIEMALHDRDILRTMACGIAGLSVAADSLSAIKYATVKPIRNEQGIAVDFIIEGEYPCYGNNDDRVDNIAIELVETFMGMIRNNKAYRNALPTQSILTITSNVVYGKKTGTTPDGRKAGEPFAPGANPMHGRDKKGALASLSSVAKLPYEDSLDGISNTFSIVPKALGKEEDTRKSNLVAMMDGYFGSGAHHLNVNVFNREQLMDAMDHPEEYPQLTIRVSGYAVNFIKLTREQQLDVINRTFHGSM